A genomic region of Tamandua tetradactyla isolate mTamTet1 chromosome 2, mTamTet1.pri, whole genome shotgun sequence contains the following coding sequences:
- the CDCP2 gene encoding CUB domain-containing protein 2, producing MLVEVASCWLLAVTLLGPGPRVKAMKGVKCGGVLSAPSGNFSSPNFPRLYPYDTECSWLIVVAEGSSVLLTFHAFDLEYHDTCGFDFLEIYNGAAGDQGNLLGRFCGRVPPPPFSSAWHVMSVVFHSDKHVASWGFSAGYQKDACGGVLTGLSGVLSSPQYPDNYPNDVECHWVVRAAGLATVKLVFVDFQVEANEGCTYDYVAVLGGAGPARGHHYCGSARPPTLVSLGHELQVVFKSDFNIGGRGFKAYYFSGECQEVYTVVRGNFSSPQYPSSYPNNIRCHWTIRLSPGYRIKVFFLDLELEEPNSLTGACDFDHLAAFDGASEEAPLLGSWCGHHLPPPVTSSRNQLLLLLHTDRSTTRRGFSVAYIGVVPVNVSCSRTDFQVLISAQALAPLERTQVYLGSRSCAAQEVGGHFRIQARFDTCGTESQRRNNTSVIVSVLYIDFSTGGREDVQEYEVRCEPRRKEASVHLLSGSDWLGPYAATAEHLQEAPAGAEAEALEGPVAAVTQDTSDVIFLGLCILAGVLMVVAIVVLMLL from the exons ATGCTGGTGGAAGTGGCGTCCTGTTGGCTGCTGGCAGTGACTCTGctgggcccagggcccagggtcAAAGCCATGAAAG GTGTCAAATGTGGGGGTGTGCTCTCAGCACCTTCCGGAAACTTCTCCAGCCCCAACTTCCCCAGGCTCTACCCCTACGACACGGAGTGCAGCTGGCTGATTGTGGTGGCCGAGGGCTCCTCGGTgctgctcaccttccatgccttTGACCTGGAGTACCACGACACGTGCGGCTTTGACTTCCTGGAGATCTACAATGGGGCTGCAGGAGACCAGGGCAACCTGCTGGGGAGGTTCTGCGGCCGGGTGCCCCCGCCTCCGTTCTCCTCTGCCTGGCACGTCATGTCTGTCGTCTTCCACTCTGACAAGCACGTGGCCAGCTGGGGCTTTTCCGCAGGCTACCAGAAAG ACGCGTGCGGCGGCGTCCTGACGGGCCTGTCGGGGGTCCTCAGCAGCCCCCAGTACCCCGACAACTACCCCAACGATGTGGAGTGCCACTGGGTGGTCCGGGCGGCCGGCCTCGCCACGGTCAAGCTGGTGTTCGTGGACTTCCAGGTGGAGGCCAACGAGGGCTGCACCTATGACTACGTGGCCGTGCTGGGGGGTGCTGGCCCTGCCCGCGGGCACCACTACTGCGGCAGCGCCAGGCCCCCTACCCTCGTGTCCTTGGGCCACGAGCTGCAGGTGGTCTTCAAGTCCGACTTCAACATCGGAGGCCGGGGCTTCAAGGCCTACTACTTCTCAG GAGAATGCCAGGAGGTGTACACGGTTGTGCGGGGCAACTTCTCTAGCCCACAGTACCCCAGCTCCTACCCCAACAACATCCGGTGCCACTGGACCATCCGCCTGTCTCCTGGCTATCGGATCAAGGTATTCTTCCTGGACCTGGAACTAGAGGAGCCCAACAGCCTGACCGGGGCCTGTGACTTCGACCACCTTGCGGCCTTTGATGGGGCCAGCGAGGAGGCACCCCTGCTGGGGAGCTGGTGCGGCCACCACCTGCCACCCCCCGTCACCTCGAGCCGCAACCAGCTGCTGCTCCTGCTGCACACGGACCGCAGCACCACACGCAGGGGCTTCTCTGTGGCCTACATTGGAG TGGTTCCCGTGAACGTGAGCTGCTCCCGCACCGACTTCCAGGTCCTGATATCGGCACAGGCGCTGGCCCCGCTGGAGCGGACACAGGTCTACCTGGGCAGCCGGAGCTGCGCCGCCCAGGAAGTCGGCGGCCACTTCAGGATCCAGGCTCGCTTTGACACCTGCGGCACTGAGTCTCAg AGAAGAAACAACACTTCAGTGATCGTCAGTGTGCTGTACATCGATTTCTCGACTGGCGGGCGGGAGGATGTCCAGGAATACGAGGTCCGCTGTGAACCTCGGCGAAAGGAGGCTTCTGTCCACCTGTTGTCTGGCTCCGACTGGCTTGGGCCCTATGCTGCCACTGCCGAGCACCTTCAGGAAGCACCAGCCGGGGCCGAGGCAGAGGCCCTGGAGGGCCCGGTGGCTGCGGTGACCCAGGACACCAGTGACGTCATCTTCCTGGGCCTCTGCATCCTGGCTGGAGTCCTCATGGTCGTTGCTATTGTGGTTctgatgctgctgtga